One candidate division KSB1 bacterium DNA window includes the following coding sequences:
- the tsaE gene encoding tRNA (adenosine(37)-N6)-threonylcarbamoyltransferase complex ATPase subunit type 1 TsaE: MVLNLNLGEIKLPSKNKICLKSRSVDETLHVGQILAKQLKKGMIVALFGNIGSGKTTMVRGISQGLGVFEPITSPTYTIMNLYSGELVIYHFDFYRLTSNSDLIDLGLDEYFYNDGLSIIEWPDRIMDQIPDQAIKINLEYEKSMKVNERKIEIISDQIIDIPLRKYHDYNVDEKD, encoded by the coding sequence ATGGTTTTGAATTTAAATTTGGGGGAAATAAAATTACCCTCAAAGAATAAAATCTGCTTAAAAAGTCGTTCAGTAGATGAAACCCTTCATGTTGGACAAATACTGGCAAAACAGCTTAAAAAAGGAATGATCGTTGCATTGTTTGGAAATATAGGCAGCGGTAAAACTACAATGGTGAGGGGTATCAGCCAGGGTTTGGGGGTTTTCGAGCCTATAACTAGCCCCACATACACAATTATGAATTTATATTCAGGCGAACTTGTAATTTATCATTTTGATTTTTATCGGTTGACATCAAATTCTGATTTGATTGATTTAGGCTTGGATGAATATTTTTATAACGATGGACTTTCTATAATTGAGTGGCCGGATCGAATAATGGATCAAATACCTGACCAGGCAATAAAAATTAATTTAGAATACGAAAAAAGTATGAAAGTGAATGAGCGTAAAATTGAAATTATCTCCGATCAAATAATTGATATTCCATTGAGAAAATATCACGATTATAATGTAGATGAAAAAGATTAG
- a CDS encoding response regulator codes for MDLIKGKILWVDDEIELLRSHILFLKEKGYLVTPVTNADDAIALLHQESFDLVLLDEMMSGKGGLEALVEIKEINPSLPVVMITKNEEESLMEDAIGSKIDDYLTKPVNPSQILLTCKKILERQKITGDRFTKDYTQEFHAIVTKMMDFLNWQDWLEVYQKLVGLEIELEQHPDLGLGEVLFEQKRSCNIDFGRFFEANYIQWVNGSSDAPVLSHQIVSKHIIPLIEGGKKIVFIIIDNMRLDQWLAIESLLFPYFHIRKDYYYSILPTATPYSRNAIFSGLFPSEVESKYKDLWTNGSEDDFSRNRYERQLLDLQLKSKGLDLKPEPKYIKILDSQEGKNLEKNLASYLQSPLLSVVVNIVDIFAHNRSTSDILKEIVPDEAAFRSLTRSWFTHSFLFRVLRLLAQEDVTVVMTSDHGSIRSMRGAKVIGDRETSTNLRYKFGRNIKCDSKHAIMVKNPKDYKLPARGVNVHYIIAREDYYFVYPTNYHKYLNYYKDSFQHGGVSMEEIILPVLKLDPK; via the coding sequence ATGGATCTGATAAAAGGAAAAATTCTTTGGGTTGACGACGAGATTGAACTTCTCAGATCTCACATTTTATTCCTAAAAGAGAAAGGATATTTAGTAACACCGGTGACCAACGCAGATGATGCGATTGCATTGTTACATCAAGAGAGTTTTGATCTTGTTCTACTTGATGAAATGATGAGTGGCAAAGGCGGTTTGGAGGCCTTGGTGGAGATAAAAGAAATCAATCCTTCTTTGCCAGTAGTAATGATTACAAAGAATGAAGAAGAATCATTAATGGAAGATGCGATTGGGAGTAAAATCGATGATTACCTGACAAAACCGGTTAACCCAAGTCAAATTCTTCTGACTTGTAAAAAGATACTTGAAAGACAAAAAATTACAGGGGATAGATTTACAAAAGATTACACCCAGGAGTTCCACGCCATCGTAACAAAAATGATGGATTTCTTAAACTGGCAAGATTGGCTAGAAGTATACCAAAAGTTAGTCGGTTTGGAGATTGAGCTTGAACAGCACCCGGATTTAGGTCTTGGGGAAGTACTATTCGAACAAAAGAGATCCTGTAACATTGATTTTGGGCGATTCTTTGAAGCGAACTATATACAATGGGTCAATGGCAGCAGCGATGCCCCGGTTTTATCACACCAAATAGTTAGCAAACATATTATTCCTTTAATTGAAGGAGGGAAGAAAATAGTTTTTATCATAATTGATAATATGCGATTGGACCAATGGCTGGCGATCGAATCATTACTTTTTCCATATTTTCATATTAGAAAAGATTATTATTATTCAATACTTCCCACAGCAACACCATATTCCAGGAATGCAATTTTTAGTGGGCTTTTTCCCAGTGAAGTTGAAAGTAAATACAAAGATTTATGGACAAATGGAAGTGAAGATGATTTTAGTCGGAATAGATATGAAAGGCAGTTGTTAGACTTACAACTAAAATCGAAAGGTTTGGATTTAAAACCGGAACCCAAGTACATCAAAATTTTAGACAGCCAGGAGGGTAAAAACCTGGAGAAAAATCTAGCCTCTTATTTACAGTCGCCTTTACTCTCTGTTGTCGTCAATATCGTAGATATTTTTGCGCATAACCGCAGTACATCTGATATTCTTAAAGAAATCGTACCTGATGAAGCTGCATTTCGATCCTTAACCCGCTCATGGTTTACCCATTCTTTTTTATTCAGAGTTTTGAGGCTGTTGGCCCAAGAAGATGTTACTGTGGTGATGACATCGGATCATGGAAGTATTCGCAGCATGAGAGGTGCTAAAGTTATTGGTGATCGTGAAACATCAACAAATTTACGGTACAAATTTGGCAGAAATATTAAGTGTGATTCTAAACATGCAATCATGGTAAAAAATCCAAAGGATTATAAATTGCCTGCTAGGGGTGTTAATGTTCATTATATAATTGCAAGAGAAGATTATTATTTTGTTTACCCTACAAATTACCATAAATATTTGAATTATTACAAAGACAGCTTTCAACATGGTGGTGTTTCGATGGAGGAAATAATTCTGCCTGTCCTTAAATTGGATCCAAAATAA